The Xiphophorus couchianus chromosome 6, X_couchianus-1.0, whole genome shotgun sequence genomic interval CTCCCATCCCAGAATCCATCTGTATTCATGGTTAAGATGTGAAGCCTGATCGTTTATATTTTCTCAAGACTCCTGCGGGGATGAGCGAGTCCCTGACGCTTGGCCAGCTGCAGGATGAGCTGGTCCGGGTGCAGAGCTCTCTGTTCTCTCTCGGTCTGGAGCTGGAGGCCAGCCAGAGGAGTCTAAGACAGAGCCAAAGGCAAGGCGACGACCTGCTGAGGTTCAAGGACAGGCTCAGCTCTGACCTACAAGAGGAACTGCAACATAGGGAggtcacagaaaaacacaaccagGTCAGCACGGCCGTTCACTTGCGGTTTACCCGGACACACGAGGCGTACGCGTGTGTAATCGCTCCTATTCCTGCTGCAGGACCTGCGCAGTGCTCTGCAGAAGATTCGCTCCGAGCTTCAGACCAAAGAGGCGGCTCTGAAGGAATGCGAGGCAGAGAAGACGGCAGTGACGCAAGAGAAAGACGGGATCATTGCACAGCTCGAGCGCTCCCTGCAGGACAAGGAGAGGCAGCTGCAGGCAGGATCACACACACTTTGCATTCACAAAGACACAGACGCTCATGTTCATACATTTCACGGAGCGGGTGTTTATCTTTGCTGTTGCTGTCTTCAGGATTATTGTGACATGTTGGAGTCGACAAAAAGCTCCAAGCCAAGAGATGTTCTGCTAGAGAAGCTGAGGGAGCGGATTAAGGAGAGAGACCGAGCTCTGGAGGTGAAGCAGCCACACAAACTCCTCTaagaaaattgcaaatattACTCCAGACAAtaatttttccccttttaaaaatgtcaattagTTTTTATATCATAGAAAGCTTTTTGAGTCAACTTTACGACCTGTAATATGAACGTGGGCAAACCATTCACACAGTTGGCTTCAGTCGGCTGTTGGAACTTAAAGATCAGAACAACAGAATATTTAAAGGGTGTTcagtacttttcttttttatttatttatgtttatttttgtttcttattccAAAGAAGCACGATGTTCTGGAGTTGCACCCAATAAGTAATTGGTTTTCTGCTCGCAGCGCTCCATCGATGACAAGTTCCACTGTCTGGAGGAGCGTGAGGGCCAGGTGAGGGCGCTGCAGCTCGCCCTCAGGGAGAAGGAGCGCGACCTGGAGAGGCTCCGCTGCATCCTGTCCAACAACGAGGAAACCATCACGGTACGCTCATCGGTGAATGTCAGAGCTGTTTTTTAagaatgtctttttcttttgctatctGTACGAATGAATCCGCGTGGGCTTGTTTTTCCTCTACCGCCAGAGTTTGGATGCTCTGGTGCGCAGTaaggagctggagctggagcaggCAGCAGAGGCCTACAGGAACCTGCAGTGGCTGAAGCAGAAGAGcgaggagaaggagaaaacGGCTCTGAGGGAGAAGGACACCATCATCCACCAGCTGCAGGCGGCCCTGCAGGCGCGCAGCCAGGAGATGCAGGTATCGCCCAACACATCGTCTGTCATACGGGCCTCCAAAGGTGCTGCTGGTTGTCCAAACCTGTGCTACTAGTTTTACTTTTGCAGacactgctttctgttttgtgtaCACATGCAGGATCTAACGACCGCCCTTGTTGCCCGAGTCCAGTCCGGCCCCACTGGGGTCGTAGAGGAGCTGAAGGCTCGGCTGGCCCTTAAGGAGAAACTGTTCCAGGAGCTGCTGTCCGACCGCACCCGGCAGACCGACGAACACCAAGCACAGATCCTGGACCTGCTCAGCACACTCGGCTCCAAAGACCAGTACCTCCAGGTTTGCAGTGtagatggaaagaaaatgcaCCTAAATGGATCGatcagagctaaaaaaaaaaaaaaatcttacaaaaaatCTCACCatcctttatttctttcaggaTTACTCGTACAGGCTCTCCTTGGTGATCACTGAGCGGACGAACGAGCAGCAGGAACTTCGCAAGCAGCTGACCCAGACGGAGCAGGAACTGAGCGAGCTGAGGCgggaaagagagagggagacgGGAGGAGAGGCGGAGCGTCTACGAGGCCTGCTCAAAGAGAAGGAAGCCTTTATTAAGGTACCTGCTGATCCTTCGCTCTTTGATTTTTCCCCTCACCTTGTCTTCTACATTCCTGATCTTACGCCACGGTACACTTTGTGTCAGGATCTGATTCGGGAACAGGAGGAGGCTGTGCAGGAGGAGAGGGAGGCAGAAGTGAAGGCTCTGAAGGACGAGATCCAGCTGGTGttgaagaaggagaaggaggctCAGGTATCTTCGTCTGACCTCCAAGATGCTGCACCAAAGTCATGTTTGCGATTATTTTTACACGGAGTCGTTCTCTTCACGCAGATAGAGATCGCTGACCTGCGCTCCTCTCTGGCCCATCGGCAGATTCAGAATGCGGCGACAAAAGACGGAGCTCATCAGCAAGTAAGAGTGTGTTAATTAGaggaaacaaatcatttttccatttttatcctTTTGCACAATGGCTTGTATATTCACATAACCACAgaatttgatatattttattggtatttatgCCAAAGTCAGATGCAAAGTGCATGTATTTTgaactacaagaaaattatacatgatttttaataatttcttttttaaacaaaagaatgTGGCATGCATTTCCATTCAACCCCTAAATAACTCCAATTACGCAGTTGATGGAAACTAAATATCGAGAAATTCTGAAGagaaaaaacttgtaaaagctgcaaaagacttgagactggacTAGAGATAATCATgagctactttgtgtttgtctatcacatgaaatcagaagaaaatacatttacgTTTGTGGAAGTAACATTACAAAATGGcggaaaaaaagacttttgcaGAGCAAAAGTCTATATATATTAAAagtctatatatttttaacttctaCTTCGGGTCTCCAGTGTGTGCTAGAGCAGCTGGTGTCTGAGTACAACAAGCTGAATGAGGCCCTGAGGACAGAAAAGAGGCTTTACCAAAATCTGACCCAGCTTAGCAGAAGTGATGGGTAAGTGGGGAGGAGGGATGCTTTcatttctccaaatacaaaatgttttcttttaggatttcacacatttttttcttttctccttttttgtttttcggcagcaacagcagctcagAGAAGATCCAGACCCTTCACACAGAACTAGACTCTGTTCAGGCACTTCGAGGGCAGCTGGAGGAGGTTCTGGCCAGGACCCGTAGCATGGCCCTGACACTGGAGCGGGCAGCTAAAAGGCAGCCTGAGTTTGGAGGTGGGAATGGCGGGGACTAGCCTCCACGGCTGCAGTCGACACTCACTAACGCTGCCCTGATGCTCAGCACTTCAGAGTGAAAGTCTTAAAGTGAGACAGAGCTGCCTCTAAGGTCTGAGGGTCAAAGAAACTGGTGAATTCATAAAGAGAGAACCATGAGGAAGAGAGTCTGACCCTCAGCCTGGAGGCAGCTCTGCCCAGTCAGCACCAGCTCTACTCACAGAACAAGCTCTGTTCACATTAACCtctctgaaacactgaaacaaaaaatgtgcacCTCAGAGTTtttatctatatctatatatatatatatattctgtgaTCATTGTGTGGATGTGTTTTCCATTGTTTCTGATAACTGCCTGCTCTGCATTGCCGTGTCTCGCCGGCTGTGCTGTTACACAGTGAAGTTTCGTCCTGTGGAGACTCTCAATCTCGCGCCTTACAGTGAAACGTCTCACCATCCATCgtttgttttatgtcatttgtgtgtttgcatttaacAAAGATGGCGTAGGATTTCAACTCTTGAGGGTTAACCTAAAGCttcagcttttttcccccagcgCTCTGTAACGTAAAACCTGCTTCGctccagtttttttaatttttattttagtctaaCAGGTGTGCACGAAAACAGATGAAACCTATGAAATATAAGATGGTAGGTACTGCTTCATATAGAAAAGCAATGtcactattttaataaatgcatcattttgCAACATGTGCTTATCAGTTCTGTGTTGTAGTGAGAAATATCCAGATGTGAAACGTTGCTTGCCCGTTAGAAATTAATATCGGTAGAGGACATAATCCAGGAAACCTCATCTTTCCTCAGAGGTGGAATAAATgtcaacttttttcttttttttcataaatgcaatacaaataaatgtactGTTTTTTGTCAAAAGGACCTCTGGtattgacttatttttattgtgttcaaTTAGaaagttgtcataaaaatgctacatgCCAAAAGATAAATCCACAAAATGGTCCTTGATTACCCCTCCTTAGATCCAACCTcgaagtgattttctttttgaaatcttACAGCTGAATCAGGTTTTCtgaattctgttttatttttgtaaaagaaaaaagatagaTCCATGAACACTAAATGAAAATGCGTTCTTGTCCGAATTAGACTTCCCTCCATCTCTTTGCTTCCTGGTGCATGAAACTGGCATGGTTGTCCTGTTTGCATGACCGTTCTGATTTTAACACCCTGTTTCATATTCCCATTATGCAAATAAGggatatatatacacacatcaGGCATAAAATTATGACCACTGAGAACAACTAGTTATCCCTTGATTGGAATGTAACAAGCAACAAGTTAATATTTTGCCCTCAAATCAGGAAAAGCAGGGAAGGGGAGGATGTGATCGAGTTTGACAACTCAAAGGCTCTCTAATACTGCAGCTCTGGTGGCGTGGTCCCAGTCTGTAGactattcaaaaataataatccaagGAAGAACATATTCAGGGGCAGATGTAAGTGAGGAGGAAAGGCTGTggtccaaaaaacacaaaatctaaagtatgtttttgatttagtttctagtgcataTAAATTGGTATGCTTGGAATAtgacaaagctaacttacagcaagaaataaaagattattttaaatgaacaattaTTAAAGACTTTGATGCTTGGACTGAGAGTGACTTATTAGGTTGGtagtcataatgttattcctgATTTTTATAGAATCTTTGATAATATAATAGAAGTGATCATTTCTTTGCTATAAAAACTTGTATGAACTAAATACACAGAGTCTGTGGAACCACAGCATCAACAGAGTCCCACATTCAGCACTTGTCAGCGCACACAGCGCGTTGTTCAATCAATAAACACCCTATTTGGCTGTGAGAGTTGGCTGCCCTGTCGTTAGCAACACAAACACTCTCCTTACACttatttacagataaagaaaCTAACTTTTTCTGATATTAAGTGATTTGATAAATCACTCTAAAATGCTCaatgactaaaaacaaacatgactcTCACTGGACATTTCGTGACGTGTGAGTCTGTTTTGTCAGTAGGAACGAGTGAGTGCATCTATTTCCCTTTAAAGTTCCTGCTGAGTCACTTTCCACTGAACCTCTGTTTCCTGCAAAGCAAAAGTCTTCTCCAGTTCCTCTCTTACTCATGGATTATTACCCACAATgcttcagtaaaaatgtaagcaaagcCATTAAATGTGGTGAGCAGTGAGCACAGACGTCCAAATCTATATGAGTCTGTGTTGATTCTAACGTTGGTCTCATAAGCACATCCACACATTCATTCAGAGTGAGTGTTTTTCTGGCAGGCTAACAAAACATGGCATAACATTTCCCTTCAATCCCATGACTTCCAGTGAGGTGGTTTAGAGTTGAGACGTCTGTGGAATGGAGCGGTGGTGCAggagcaaaacaaagaacagaaataaaaacgtaTAATTACATAACAGAACCAGAGGAAGTGGATGTTGTCCTTACATGGTTATTGTGCTTCCAGAGttcagctcagaggaggaggaggaggaagacgatgAAGACGGCAGCAGAGAGGAGTTCACTGACAGCATAGAGGAGGAGGATAACAGCCTGGACTCCACTCAGGTAAAAGCCCAGTTTCACtcctttcaaaaaaaaaaatgtgccttttctgtttgtgatgAGAACAAAATGGAAGTTTTCCTGTCTTGTTAGGCCTCAGCAAAGCCTCAAAGAGCAGGTGATGAGTCCCGGCGACTGGTAGAGGAGACGGTACACCACCTAAAGCAGCTTGAAGAAGCCAAGAGGACTCTAGATGTTCAGCTTGAAGAAGTGCAGTCGCAGCTGGAAGAGGATGGATACGCGTCTTTATCTGACATGAGGTGTATATTTCAGAATCTCCTCAGATTTCctgaaacttttttattttactttcctcttcctctgtgtgGATTCATCATCTTTTTCTCTGatggctttgtgttttttttttaatttgttgtagGAGTGCCTTGCAGAGGTTGCAGCAGGAGAATGAGGCTCTGAGAGAAAGTCGGGGGTGTCTGAGAGCTGGGGGGCAGAGGAGGAACGCGGAGACTAAACTGAGCCGAcgagaggagagggagaggagcAGTGCCGAGGAGGACGATGAAGAGTTTGAATCATCTCCAGTGGTGTCGGGGAAGCGAGGTCCCTCGAGTGTCGGCCTGAGCACCGAGTCGGGGAAGAGGCACTGCATGAGGCCGAGCTCGCTGGACCTGAAGTCCAAACAGGCTGAGACGGTAATATGTTATTCACATTTACTTTAACAGCAATTGCTATTGAATTTGTAATCCAACACAATCacaaatgggattttatgtaccTAGTAAAACTCATAATCCTATTTTCTCCAGTGGTTCAGGTCACTACTAAATATGTTTGTATTCACAGGGTACTGGAAAAGTTTTCACACCCTGTGAACTTTTTTAAGTCTTGCCCCTTTAAAGTCACtaacttccttttattttattttaatcttatgTAACCAACACTAACCAGCATAAAACTGTGAGGGAAAAGATGCatcacttttatatttttttaacaaataaaaaacagaaaagtgtggcAAAAGAAGCAACTTGCCCCGTCAGGCTTGCATTTAACCATTTAGTCGTTTACCGTGTACATTTCTGGCcaattctgcttttcaaaagaGTTCAAGTTcataaattttaagaaattgtttacgtatacattttcaattttcagTCACTTTTGGTCATCATTTGTTGTAGACAGCCAGCTATTAATGTCGTCCGTAGTCTGCATATCTGAACCTGTTCTGTTGCTGAATCTCCGTCCTGTTGCAGACGGTGGAGTCCAGCAGTAGCAGTGAGGTGGGAGCAATTTGGCAGGATATAGAGGAGGGTCTCCGTGAGCAGGCGGCTCGTCTTCGCTCTGACCTGACCCTGAGCCTGCAGGAGAACAGAGAGCTGAAAGAGAGGCTGATGGTGTCCGAAGCCACCGTCCATGCTCAGGCCGAGCAGCTCAAGGACTACAGAGATCTGCTAAGTGAGTTTGTCATAAGCACAGTGGCATGCGCGCACATTTTGCGGAGCAGGtgtgcaaatataaaaaaaaagggcacATTGTGTGGCACTTGGAACCGCCAACTGCCTTAATAGTGTGAGGTTTATTTAAAACCACACAACACTGTAAGAGAGAACTTTTTCTGAAGGGGACGTTTCATCCAGAGGGAGAAGGGCAGGTGATCTAGCACCCCCTGGTGTCCGTCTGTGACACCACCTGCATGGAAGATGATCTTAtgctgaaaaacacaatcagCTTATGACTGTACCTGTGTTAATGCAGCAGAAACGTCCGTGCAGCAGGCCAGTAAGCAGGTGCAGGTGGATCTCCAGGATCTCGGCTACGAGACCTGCGGCCGCAGTGAGAACGAAGCCGAGAGAGAAGACGCCAGCAGTCCAGGTGATCCACACAGACCTGGCTTCTCTGAGGCCAAAATGTTCTTTCTCAACCCTTCCTGATTTGTTGGGCTTCATTACGCCTCGTCCTCTGTGATCCGATCAGAGTTTGACGACTTGGAGATGTGCACGTCGCTGTCCCAGCCTCAGGACTGTGAGGGTGCAGGTGGCAGCTGGTACGCCGTGAACTGTAGTGTGAAGAGAGGGGCTTACAACCCAGGGGACGAGTCTGCGTCTCTCCAGCATCTGATCCAGGATCTGCGCTCCCAGCTGACCCGCTGCCACAAGGTGATCCGCGGACTGCAGCTGCGCGTCCGCTCGCTGTCCGCCACCAGCGACTACGCCTCCAGCCTGGAGCGCACGCCACGCAAGGTGACCAACACATCACCCTGCAGgattttgcttgattttgttcaTGTGGGTGAGGAGAAGCAGATTTGGTCCTcatgctggaaaacacataaaagtaaaaaaaattgtgaatatTAAACAAACGTTTTTGTTGCACAAACATAACATAGTTGACTGACACcatatttcatttgattttgtaaatgtagatGAGTaagttgacctttgatgacctttGGAGACATTTATGAATATCActgagcaaatatttttgctgcacaaacatttcacaccaatgttatttaatttgaagaaggtgggagGAACCAACTTCACtcaagtaaaaacaacaacaaaaaacgatttaaaacatttgtaattcatagacattcacttaaaacatgaaTGCAGTTTTGATTAGTTATTGTTTAAGTGATTTTCTAAAACAGTTCAATGATGTGATGTCTCTTAATTCTAATGGTTTGATGCTCGGACTGAGAACACAGACTGACCAAAGGACGTAAGTGGACGTAAGGAGCTTTCCCTGAATGATATTTTGCAGTCCCCCCCCTACTAGCTGCTCCGTTTGATGCCCACCTTTTAGGTCAACTGGGCGTTTGAGAGGTCGGAAGGCCCCAGTGCAGCGGAGGAAGATGAAGGATGGATGTCAGACACGCAGGGAGTCCGCTCCAGCTCCAGGCACAGCAGGGAGCTGCAGGAGCTCATGGAGCGAGTCGCGTCGCTTGAGGCTCAGCTGAAAACCACTGCTGCACAGGGCAAAGGTCAACCAGAAGAGGGGAAATGTGCCACCTGGCCTGGGTGAGAAGACATAGACTGAAGTAGGGAAAAGTTCTTACAGTGAGAACAACATATTCACTTGGGCAGATGCACTTTCTCTATTCTCTAGAGTTTATCAGCAGATGCTCATGAGTTCAGTCATAAGACTCAGAAAACTATTATCTCTATTCACACAGCGGTTTACTTCAAACCTTCGGGCGTCTCTTCCTCTCCTTAGAAAGTACAACTCTCTGATCCAGGCTCAGGCTCGTGAGCTGTCCCACCTCAGGCAGAGGATGAGAGAGGGCCAGGGGGTCTGCCACATCCTGACACAACACCTGGGGGACACTACCAAGGTGCTGCAGCTTCCTATGTTTCTGGCAAATTTCTTCCATCTTCTACAACATGGGGCAGAGAGAAGACTTCATGTTTATGGTTTCATATTCGCTCTCTAACTGTCTTCAGTCTTTTGAAGAGCTCCTGCGGGCCAACGACGTTGATTACTACATGGGTCAGAGCTTCAGGGAGCAGCTGGCTCAGAGCAGCGCCCTGGCTCAGAGAGTGCTCACCAAGATAAGTGGACGTAAGAAGAACCTTTCTGTCAGATATCCAAGCAGGGGAACCATATTTACTTTTATCCCTTGCAGTTTTTGCTCCTTTAATGTGTTCCAACTTTCCTGATTCCTAATCATAGGTGAGGGGACCGAGAACCATAGTGAGAAAACAGGCCATGAGCTGCTTGCCTTAAGGTGCGTCATTTCATCGattttcatatttcagtcctattgtgtgtgtgtgaatgtgcacAGCACTTGTCAGAAGTTTGTATCCATTCATCATCACCTGGGAAACtacattgaattttgtggttttgatgaTGCAATCACGTCACTCTTTTTCAACTTCAGTGAAGtttaaagatataaaatttGTTGCACCATTTTCAATTACTGCAGATTTTCTCTGATCCAAAAAGGGTAAAAGTtacacatgcaaaaaaaaaaataacatcactCCACTATATTTGGTGTAACTTCAGTCATTTTCCAGAATAAGCACAAGCTTTTTTCTGTCATCAGTGAAATCTTGGCAGAACTCAGGGTGAATATTTGATCATTCTTCTGGAAAAGTTCATTTAGACCAGCTGCTTTACTTCGACTGACCTGAGCTGGATGACTCAGCACTGAACAGAAATACTTACAGATTcataaaacattcacaaaaattgcgacaacacacaaaaagatgtattttaatgtttattagtAGTAGGACCATTTTTTTATTCGGAACaagtaaaaactttatttggaCTGATTACACCTGGTCTTTGATTTGTGCACCCTGCTttataattttaactttttcagcttttcaatattatttcagaAAGCTATTGTAAAggaataattatttattaaaactttgaacaaaacgtttggctcgtatctTCCTTAAACAGCCGGAtcctctcggcgagcagcggggcagctgtaaaacgaaactaaacaaggcgtgttgacgtcacagatcacagagtttaattcatacaaagcaacgcatgaatcagttaacaaagctgcagaggtacagagatatgcattttatcacaaaataacagacacacaagggagacagacacacacaaacacagagacagacaaaggcgcccacgtggagaaaaatggaaaaaactctctctgtTTTAGCGTTACATGTACTTTATACTGAGTAggtgtttcctcactttaatatatgcaaagaaggcgttctgttgttcaaccaatcagagacctgtttcggccccagAGAAACCCCGGAAACTCCCCTCCTTATAGCTCAGCTCAAAGGTGATCTGTTCTCTGTCAAACCAAGCCGGAGGGAAACCCCTTAATCCTGTGCGTACCACGCACGAAtgtccccagcaccgaagtcctgatataaatctcgccgactcccctggagtttcttcctcccacattccagctgccgtttccacggagatgctaattttatggcttttgtgtGCTCTTGTGTGCtcttaagcagacagtggaaggcgtctgcttgtctccttgggcctcTCTCTGGGTCccacaaaacctgtttttcaaataagaatgcttaatattcctttacacatgttgtaagtattttagcactaaaataatcattttccttaacactaTAAAGAATAACTCACAGCTCTGTGATTTGTTGACCTCCTGTAAGGTCACCAGCTTTAGCTCGTTAACTTTGCACAGTCCTTTCTCGTGTCCCCCGTTAAGTTGCTGTCATGTAACACAATGAGAAACCACATGGTTGCTGAAGGTGACTAAAAGTTAATCCGCTCTCCTTGGTTATTCCAGATACTTTAGTTGAATGAATAACCAGTAACTGGCTTTGACTATAAgtcctgatttttttcttgcaggcTGAGTAAGGAGCTACAGCAGAAAGATAAACTCATTGAGTCACTCCACACCAAACTCCACCAACGTCCTGAGACTCCGTCCAGCTGCCACGCCCTCTCTGAGACCACCGACCAATCGGACAGGACCTCCATGGTGTCTGATGAGTACCAAAGCAACGAAGACTTGGAGCTGTGCTCAGACATGGCAGCCACAGAGTTTCCGGAGGAGCAACAGCTCCGGCAGCAAGGCCACTCGTCACAACCAGACGGTATTCTTAAACTCTTAAACTGACTTGTTCTTTCTGCCTGCGATACGCATCGTTCTGTCCCTTCATCTTCCATACACCCTCTCCTAGTCCGTCCATCTCTCCCACCTCTTCGTGGCCTCCTCAAGGCTTCCAACAGCTGTCCCAACATGCTTTGCTCTGCCGCTGTAGGTCTGAACACTCCTGCAGGTAGAGGTACGGGAGTCAccgcaaaagaaaaataaaataaattcttcttttttgtttggtaTGTTTAATTTCCTGTCATTCTCCACCAGCCCCTTTCAGTGCACCCATCTCCTCCCTCTTTGTGTCCTCCGGCCCTGACGTCTGGGGTTATGAAGTCATTTCTAACCCCCGGCCCAGGGCCCTGTCTGTTGCCGCTGTTCGCCCAGAGCTGGACATGCTCTACAGACAGATGCATGAGCAGAACAGGGGTGAGGGGCCACAGAGAGTGTGACATGagttaaatgttttggatttggacattttcactcTGCCTCTTTCTCACTCTTCTCTTCCTGTCCACATGTGTCTGATTACAGGATTCCCTGTTCCCCAGGACAAGACCCTGTTCGGCCTTTCGCCTGGCCCTCATAACCAGCACGACCTCTCGAGCTACAACCAGCTATCCCATCATGCCTTTCAACACTACCAGCTAGGTGGCATCCCTGAGTGCCACTCCGTTAAATCTGACTCAGGTCTTTTGAGAGGACAGCCTCTGTGGGACATGGACAACTTAGTTCAGCCAACTGGGACCTTTTCTGGAAACCAAACAGCAAGCAGCCAAACAGGTGAGGCAATAGtatggaaaaacaacttttttcacTATTTGTTACTTGATAAACAGGAACTTTAACGCAGTTTTGGTCTGGGCTAGACTTTAGAAACGACTTACAGTAGCAGTAGCCCAGGACCACGCTTTTTTGAGTGGGtccacagatttttatttttttaatgaatcttGCAAACATTGTATTTTATACAAGAGTCACCTGCTCATATCAGGAAAGCAGTAGTAATACCTCTGGATTTTAATTCATATAAACAATACTCAAGTATTTGAAAATGAGGAAGCTATTGTCATTTTTGGGAGGCACAACATGGTGTTACTGGTCAAGGGACGTATTAAACCTACCATCATCAGTTGGTATCATCATTTCATAATTAGTTATGTATA includes:
- the LOC114146408 gene encoding myomegalin isoform X1 yields the protein MLDVKMKETCRICGRELCGNQRRWIFHPASKLNLHVLLSHALGRELTRDGRGEFACSKCTFMLDRMYRFDTVIARVEALSIERLQRLLQEKHRLRQCIGGLYRRTNPEEGAVTFTGTNEESGDGMVDISGLTHAKYCALLQEDLVYSLYESWADDGLDCHHHHHPTCSAGPGSEATGTGSHHCRPSTPRRCRGCSYWRVADSDYEAVCKVPRKLARSTSCGPSTRYSASIIGGSVTGGDGDVERKNLDDSEEAPSSRTLVPGSQDVSRTSDSDRTLAGRGSSSPSVASLEMTEDNTQPGALRDRSLISSGEAAIDDHISDSLSEEHMGATLSSPGPSLSLTFCLLQSYATYRPVQHTKGSKLPVLIRRSSKNGGARLRFPDPLLGMPYGERDNHMPTPEPALVRLNLEDDHDLNFADMEDLLKDLYKEYPPPPPHQSLVEEQQSQLNQYECAAGQCVSELQKAQLQVQSLQTKILESEANNMRLQEKLNEMECELRSLRQAAQSQERTIQGLTESITTKDSEAQELYHLIEGQNSTLCKLQELAHRNQLAQSQTPAGMSESLTLGQLQDELVRVQSSLFSLGLELEASQRSLRQSQRQGDDLLRFKDRLSSDLQEELQHREVTEKHNQDLRSALQKIRSELQTKEAALKECEAEKTAVTQEKDGIIAQLERSLQDKERQLQDYCDMLESTKSSKPRDVLLEKLRERIKERDRALERSIDDKFHCLEEREGQVRALQLALREKERDLERLRCILSNNEETITSLDALVRSKELELEQAAEAYRNLQWLKQKSEEKEKTALREKDTIIHQLQAALQARSQEMQDLTTALVARVQSGPTGVVEELKARLALKEKLFQELLSDRTRQTDEHQAQILDLLSTLGSKDQYLQDYSYRLSLVITERTNEQQELRKQLTQTEQELSELRRERERETGGEAERLRGLLKEKEAFIKDLIREQEEAVQEEREAEVKALKDEIQLVLKKEKEAQIEIADLRSSLAHRQIQNAATKDGAHQQCVLEQLVSEYNKLNEALRTEKRLYQNLTQLSRSDGNSSSEKIQTLHTELDSVQALRGQLEEVLARTRSMALTLERAAKRQPEFGEFSSEEEEEEDDEDGSREEFTDSIEEEDNSLDSTQASAKPQRAGDESRRLVEETVHHLKQLEEAKRTLDVQLEEVQSQLEEDGYASLSDMRSALQRLQQENEALRESRGCLRAGGQRRNAETKLSRREERERSSAEEDDEEFESSPVVSGKRGPSSVGLSTESGKRHCMRPSSLDLKSKQAETTVESSSSSEVGAIWQDIEEGLREQAARLRSDLTLSLQENRELKERLMVSEATVHAQAEQLKDYRDLLTETSVQQASKQVQVDLQDLGYETCGRSENEAEREDASSPEFDDLEMCTSLSQPQDCEGAGGSWYAVNCSVKRGAYNPGDESASLQHLIQDLRSQLTRCHKVIRGLQLRVRSLSATSDYASSLERTPRKVNWAFERSEGPSAAEEDEGWMSDTQGVRSSSRHSRELQELMERVASLEAQLKTTAAQGKGQPEEGKCATWPGKYNSLIQAQARELSHLRQRMREGQGVCHILTQHLGDTTKSFEELLRANDVDYYMGQSFREQLAQSSALAQRVLTKISGREGTENHSEKTGHELLALRLSKELQQKDKLIESLHTKLHQRPETPSSCHALSETTDQSDRTSMVSDEYQSNEDLELCSDMAATEFPEEQQLRQQGHSSQPDVRPSLPPLRGLLKASNSCPNMLCSAAVGLNTPAGRAPFSAPISSLFVSSGPDVWGYEVISNPRPRALSVAAVRPELDMLYRQMHEQNRGFPVPQDKTLFGLSPGPHNQHDLSSYNQLSHHAFQHYQLGGIPECHSVKSDSGLLRGQPLWDMDNLVQPTGTFSGNQTASSQTGVNLIEEHLREVRCLRQRLEESIRTNERLRQQLEDKLASTGRDGGPPTNIYIQGLDTVTQLSSEIRVLKEENLSLQSRLQASTDTNEEVVQLREAVFAARTRLKQAELEAEQWKEELRRLQAHTQDQGQQIHALRQERQANQDKTNRLQHETTLLQQQLSETRELIHSLQSELHVYDRVCSSTKANKGFLCEVAGFPVELGELLGEVRSLRAQLQSSVQENSALKQLELHKQLEQKLGVGSPRAPSLSALTASPQRETFYRRQLLHDPAPSPPVRDIGLFNCGSPGPPYSDLDDSHSPANADSLDPHSELEGEAPDGSFANRNGRHAIGHVDDFSALQQQVLEGRSLVQRMEATLQACLTPPLLEGKQIEGSDLAVDYGCVKSLLSNTKTLRQILEEAMSLLKMFWRAALPNTDPSIQNLKKEQCLQEEILSLKLRISEQEEVLKGTVQRLRSTSRTKESMEHFIVNQLSRTRDVLKKARTNLEKNELRLSSLSSSPSSPPAAEELGGVARARPPDCGVLMSNGFPGITGAEATQRLATRKRSSHCLL